The genomic window taaacttAGAGGCTTGCGTCAAcatgataaaatattatttgtttattcttTCTCGAGAGACAACTCGTGAAGGTACCAAATAATGTTTGttaagaaaatttcaagaataattaaagatgatgCAGAGATTAAATTTCATGTAGATCTTATTACAGACGGGACAGTTCCTAAACAATTTCATATTAGTACGCAACGATCCATGCCTGTTGTGAAAGTTTTCGGCTCTTTTGGGTATATTATGTTCTCATCGAAACAATCATATGATAGATTTAAGGTTTCACCAAAGACTGAATTCAATGACTACGATTATGACGGAGTTGGGATACCGTTGTTACAAATTGTTAGAGATGAAGATCTTAGGTTACCGTTTTCTAGTAAAGAGGCTAGTGTTTTCAAGatttataaatttgaaattaaaagtgTGAAGGAACCACCGCCATATGATAAGAAAGCTGTTTTGATAGAGAACAATGGACGATTTAAACTTTATAAAGTACCATTTTGTCAAATTTATAAGAAGTCATCGTTTACTAATGTGGAATATGTGTTTAGGTTTATGAATGGTCCAATTGGGAAAACGAAGTATGGAACTATACATCGTCGTGAGTTCCGTGATTTATATACCAAATTAGATgataaaattaattttaGGTGGCATATTGATTATAATCCTATCATGACTAATgatcattatattttggaaCTTTtggatgaaattgaagTTTCGTTATTAGATTCTGATATTGtgaaaagagaaaagaagaagctaGAAAATTCTCACAAGTGTCATAATCATATTATGGGACATTATACGAAGCAAACAGGTGATTTATTTCCTGGAATTCTTTGTAAAGAGGGGGAACTTATTATGGGGGAACTTCTTGAGAATGTAGGAAAGTATGGTATTACAGATGTCCCATGGTTGACTCAAGTGTTTGCTTGTCAGAGTTTATTACTTCATTATCTTGATcatgataaagaaaaagaaaagaaaggaaagaGTAGGAATAGACATCGatcattgttttcttcaattcaataattcgAAATGAATGTCGTATAACTTTTAATGTAACAAAGGAACCAGCCCGAGGGTGTGtgtttttatatattgtattataaatttttattatacgtatattatttattaatatgtGATTAAGTTATGCATGGATGAAAGGGATGAACAAAAGTGCTTGGCGATTgtgttttttttgtttaatattccattatttgtttatcatGATTTTTCCTCAATGATTCCAAAATTTGAACCAAATCcaagttattattaatagatttcaattgatttataaattcaattaaatcatgattaaagaatttgaagtAAGTTTGTTCCAATACCGCGAATAAGAAATCGATCAATACTACGTTTGATAATTGGTTATAATACATTGAGAAGATGAatatatctaataattccaATGCCATGCCATCATTTGCATGAGTAGATAAAcatgaatataatgattttcttAATAATGGTATTATGAAATCTTGCAAAAtgtttaatttcaaatgatctcttaaatgataatataatcCTTGAtaaaaagtgaaaaatttggattcaATAATAGTAGAGGAAATGTTGACgttatttgtattatttgaatttaaaatacAATTGattccattttcttctctaCTAAGATTTAACCATATTTTCTTAGCTAATGTATCTAATTTGATGCATTGTGATAAAGCTTGGTACATTTTATTGGAATGTTGGATTGATTCTCCggtatatatatcataaaGACATAGTTGATAGATATGGAATCGTAGGTCCACGGGTAAACCAAACCAATACATGtttaaacttttcaaaGTGATTAATATAGTTCCATCTTTCCATGATTTCCTTATATTATTCCatattttatctaattgGAATTTCCTCTTTAATAAATGTCTATTGtcatatttcaattttaaaagGTCTTGATTTGTTTGTCTTCGTATTATAGTTGTTAATTGGTTGTTATGGTGCGTTTCAatgttatcatcatcaataatatctgTCTCCTTATTATCTACGAACATATTTAAAGAGTCCATTTGATCTGATATTCTTCgtttattttcttgaattaatGAATCTACACTAATATTATTACGAAGTCTTGATGCTAATGAAGGTGTGGAGAATATTGATGATTCGGATATAGATTCCTGAGAATACGATATATGTCTATTACAATTTGAGTCTatagtattatttgtaGATACTGTAGACATGGAATGTTGAGAGTCGTTATAGATTGGTAGTGAAGGAGGTTTTGAGAATAGATCcatgttattattagcgTTATTGTTTGTCATGTTACAATATAAATCAGGAGGTCCTACGAAGGGGACAGCATGAGAGACCAATTGAATGTCATTATCGATGGTCAAGTCATGTATGGTAGACCAATCTGTAAGGTTTGTATGTTGTAATTGGTCCCTAGTGACTCTATGTCTGAGATGATATAGTTTCTTACTTGGGGAGATAAATTGTTGTGGTTCTTGGgtcattattttatatttgtGGATAAAAAGATTGTGgatgtaatttttcacttctTATAGCATATGTTGTTACGATTCTTTTTACAAACGTGACTGTTATTAGCTATGATAAATTGCCAAGTGTTGTTCTATATTGAAAGAGTACTTTCAGAAAGATGAATATCATGGAAAGAATGGATTTTGTTTCTACAATCTAGCTTCAAGATGCCGTGCCATACCATGCCATGCCATGAATGGATGAGTCCAGCAACGATGTATCCTACCTAAGACTGACTCCAGTCCTTGCAAGAGAAGCATAGtttatcatatcatattcTGAAACAAAACTGTCAAGGCACCAAATAACTCAGCAAAAAAGTTTTCCACAACTTATGCATATGTCTATGCGGagtcttctttttttggcAATACCTACCTACGTAGATAGATAGAATGTTGCTGGTTATTGTTTTCCACAGAGAAAAACCAGCGCAGCCCCACAGACCACACACAAGTTTGTTTCTCGAAGAAAAAAAGCGAAAGAAAATCCTCGAGGCGccaaaaatggaaaatggaaaatggaaaatggGAAATCTAAGCGCGCCGTCTCTGTTACCCTCCCTCGCTCCCTGCTGTTACTACTAAAAATAGGTAGAGAGAAACGCCAaatgttttgtttttgtttttgtttttgtttttgtttctctcaaattgaaaacaagACGCGTAACGATTTCTGTCATGAAAAATTCTGTCATCTGACATAATTACGTGCAGAGATTACAGCAACAAAGAGGACAATCCAAAAATAACCCTGTGCCAAGGGTAAACCGCTTCCAATccatacatacatatagGCCCAAATgtaataaaacaataagACTATATTATGTTGATGTCAAAGGAACCGAATATCCTTTGAATAATAGGACATTGTTCTGTCTCATACCATTTTCTAACTAGTATGTAATATCGTATATTGTCTGTATTCTt from Naumovozyma dairenensis CBS 421 chromosome 3, complete genome includes these protein-coding regions:
- the NDAI0C06340 gene encoding uncharacterized protein encodes the protein MFVKKISRIIKDDAEIKFHVDLITDGTVPKQFHISTQRSMPVVKVFGSFGYIMFSSKQSYDRFKVSPKTEFNDYDYDGVGIPLLQIVRDEDLRLPFSSKEASVFKIYKFEIKSVKEPPPYDKKAVLIENNGRFKLYKVPFCQIYKKSSFTNVEYVFRFMNGPIGKTKYGTIHRREFRDLYTKLDDKINFRWHIDYNPIMTNDHYILELLDEIEVSLLDSDIVKREKKKLENSHKCHNHIMGHYTKQTGDLFPGILCKEGELIMGELLENVGKYGITDVPWLTQVFACQSLLLHYLDHDKEKEKKGKSRNRHRSLFSSIQ
- the MLO50 gene encoding Mlo50p (similar to Saccharomyces cerevisiae YLR049C; ancestral locus Anc_8.59), which produces MTQEPQQFISPSKKLYHLRHRVTRDQLQHTNLTDWSTIHDLTIDNDIQLVSHAVPFVGPPDLYCNMTNNNANNNMDLFSKPPSLPIYNDSQHSMSTVSTNNTIDSNCNRHISYSQESISESSIFSTPSLASRLRNNISVDSLIQENKRRISDQMDSLNMFVDNKETDIIDDDNIETHHNNQLTTIIRRQTNQDLLKLKYDNRHLLKRKFQLDKIWNNIRKSWKDGTILITLKSLNMYWFGLPVDLRFHIYQLCLYDIYTGESIQHSNKMYQALSQCIKLDTLAKKIWLNLSREENGINCILNSNNTNNVNISSTIIESKFFTFYQGLYYHLRDHLKLNILQDFIIPLLRKSLYSCLSTHANDGMALELLDIFIFSMYYNQLSNVVLIDFLFAVLEQTYFKFFNHDLIEFINQLKSINNNLDLVQILESLRKNHDKQIMEY